In Chiloscyllium punctatum isolate Juve2018m chromosome 10, sChiPun1.3, whole genome shotgun sequence, a single window of DNA contains:
- the LOC140481996 gene encoding gamma-crystallin S-1-like: MGKIIFYEDRNFQGRHYECSSDCGDLSPYFSRCNSIRVDSDWWVVYEKPNYMGYQYVLTKGEYPDYQRWMGFNDCVKSCRTYPYYRGDSYKMRIYERPDFGGQMMEFMDDCPSVYDRFRYRDIHSCHVMDGYWIFYEHPDYRGRQYFMRPGEYRRFSDWGATCSTIGSFRRMRDF, encoded by the exons ATGGGAAAG ATCATCTTTTACGAGGACAGGAACTTCCAGGGGCGGCACTATGAGTGCAGCAGTGACTGCGGCGACCTGTCCCCTTACTTCAGCCGCTGTAACTCCATCCGTGTTGACAGTGACTGGTGGGTGGTGTATGAGAAACCCAATTACATGGGATACCAGTACGTTCTGACCAAGGGAGAATATCCTGACTACCAGCGCTGGATGGGATTCAATGACTGTGTCAAGTCATGTCGTACCTACCCATAT TACAGGGGTGATTCCTATAAAATGAGGATTTATGAGAGGCCTGACTTTGGAGGACAGATGATGGAATTCATGGATGACTGTCCATCTGTCTACGATCGTTTCCGTTACCGTGACATCCACTCCTGCCATGTGATGGACGGTTACTGGATCTTCTATGAACATCCTGACTACAGAGGGCGACAGTACTTCATGAGACCTGGTGAATACAGGAGATTCAGTGACTGGGGAGCAACCTGTTCAACTATTGGATCTTTCAGGCGAATGAGAGATTTCTAA